The sequence GCCGCGCTGGGGCAAAAGCCTGGTGATGACCAACATCGTCGGCGCGCATATCTTTCACCGCTGGCGCGGCCGCTGGGGGATGCCCGACGCCTTTCGCGCCCCCTATGCAGGCCGCGAGCCGGTGCCCGGCCCCTATCTGCCCGTCGCGCAGCAGCTGGCGATCCTGAAAGGCCAGGGCATCGCGCCCGGCGCCGGGCCCCTCCCCGCCCTCACCGGCGCCGCGTCGCTCCCCGACGCCGCCCCCGCGCCGCTGCCCGGTGCGCTGGTCCCCGCAACCCCCGGCGTCCCGCCCGCCGCAACATCCGCCACGCCAGCCTACGCCGACCCGCGACTCAATCAGTCGGGACAAATCCGCGAGGAGTTCGCCAAAAGCGGAGAGTGGAAACGCTGAGCCAGGCGGTCTAGGCTGTCACCCTGTCAAAGGAGCGAGGTGGCCATGGGACATGTCAAAGGCATCGGCGGGCTGTTTTTCCGGGCGCGCGATCCCGATGCGCTCAACGCCTGGTATCGCGAGCGGCTGGGCATCGGCGCCGGCTGCAACGCCGACGACACCGGGCCGGTCAACGAATGGGTGTGGAACGTCGCCGCCGGGCCGCTGGTGTTCAGCGCGTTCAAGGCCGACACCGATTATTTCGCCGCCGACAAGCAACATATGCTGAACCTGCGCGTCGACGACCTCGACGCCGTGCTCGCCCCGTTTCGCGACGCGGGCGAAGAGATTATCACCAAGCCCGAATGGGACGACCCCGCCGTCGGCCGCTTCGCGCGCGTCCACGACCCCGAAGGCAATCCGATCGAGCTGTGGGAGCCGCCGCAGGCCTGATTGTGACGGGCCAAATGGCAATGTCGGATTGCGACCGATTGCGGTCTTTTGCCCGAAGGGCGGCGTTGGAACAGGATTCGCGCAGAGGCGCAGAGATCGCAGAGTGGAAACGCATTCCCCTCTGCGATCTCTGCGCCTCTGCGCGAATCTTATAGAATGCCGCGTTTCGATCGCTTGCAGGCGCGGCGCTCCTCCCCGAAACGGGGAGGGGGACCACCGAAGGTGGTGGAGGGGTACCATCGGTCGAACGCGGCCTATGCGGGCCTGTACCCCTCCACCATGCTTCGCATGGTCCCCCTCCCCCTGCGGGGGAGGAACGGCAGGAAACCACCCCAAAGCGGCCCTTCCGCAGAACAGAAAAATTGTGGTCGAACCTTGCTGTCGCCAGCGCCGATACGCCTACCGCCCCTGACTGCGCCAGCGTTTCACCACGCGCTCGATGATCTCGGCCTCGCCGCCCGTTTCGCGCCACAGTTTCGAGAAGAGCGGATCGCTCGACGCAGGCCGCTTTTCCTCTTCGAGCGTGTCGAGATAGACGCGGATCGGGATCGACACGCCCTCGCCGCACACGATGCACTCGCGGTTGCGCAGCGCGGGGATCGAGTCGATGAAGCCGCGCGCGCCTTCGGGCATCGCCGCTTTCACGAAATGCTGATCGCGCTCGTTGTTGAGGCGCATCGCGATGATCGTGCCGCACTGCGACAGCACGCCTTCGGCGAGGTCCGACGGGCGCTGGGTGATGAGGCCCAGCGACACGCCATATTTGCGGCCCTCCTTGGCGATCCGTTCGAGGATCTTGCGCACCGCCTGTCCCTGGCCAATGTCCTTCGAGGGGATGTAGCGATGCGCTTCCTCGCAGACGAGCAGGATCGGACGCTGCGGTTCGCCGCGCGACCAGATCGCATAGTCGAAGGTCAGGCGCGACAGCACCGCGACGACGACCCCCGTGATGTCGCTGGGCACCCCCGACACGTCGATGATCGAGATCGGCCGCCCGTCCGACGGCAGGCGGAAAATCTTGCCGAGGAAATTTGCCATCGTGTCGGCGACGAGCATGCCCGAAAACATGAAATTATAGCGCGGGTCGGCGCGCATTTCCTCGATCTTGCCCTTGATGCGCATGAAGGGCGCGGTCGAGGTCGCCTTGTCGAGCTTGCCCATCTCGTTGGTGAGAATGTTGAGCAGGTCGGATAGCAGATAGGGAATCGGCGAATCGACCGTGATCTTGGTCATGCCCTCGGCGAGCCGGTTCCTGGTCCGCGCCTGAAGCAGGCAGCGCGCGAGCACGTCGCAGTCCGCCTGGCGGTCGCGCCCCTCGGCGGTGACGAACACTTCGCAATGTTCCTCGAAGTTCATCAGCCAATAGGGCATCGCCAGATTGTCGACGTCGAACAGCGCGCCCGTGCCCTTGAACGCCGCCGAATATTCGCCATGCGGGTCGATCATCACGATATGACCCTGCGGCGCCAGCTCGCAGATCTTGTGCAGGATGAGCGCGGCGCTGGTCGATTTACCCGTACCCGTCGAGCCGAGCAGCGCAAAATGCTTGCCCAGCATCGCGTCGACATAGAGCGAGCCGCGGACATCCTTCGTCGGATGCACCGTGCCGATCTCGACATGCGCGCGCTCGTCGGCGGCGTAAATCTGTTTGAGGTCGGCGCTGGTCGCGGCGAAAACCGGGCTGCCCGGCACGGGGTAGCGCGTCACCCCGCGACGGAAATTGTGGATGCGCCCGGTGATCTTTTCCTCTTCGCCTTCGCCGAGGAAGTCGATCGTTGCGATGATCAACCCTTCGCCGCGTTCGTGCAATTGCTGATCGCGGATGCTGGCGACGAGCCAGATATTGCCGACGCGCACCTTTACCTGCGCGCCGACCTGTCCGGCCATCGCCACCGCGGCGTCGCCCGACGAAGACAGGGTGCCGATCGTCGCCGCGTCGAGCAGGACGCGCGATGCCGACCCCGAAATATCGACGACTTCGCCGATCAACAGGTCGTCGCGGTGATGGACGGCGCCCGGTGTCACCGGAGCCGCCACGCCGCCCCCTGCCAGGCGCACATGCTGCACCGCTGTCGAGTCTCCGGCGCCGAAACCGCCCTGCATGTCCATAAACCAAGCCCCCGCCTTTGTGATCCCGCCCCCGGCTATCGCAGAGGAGGGTAAACAAAGCGCTTATGATAGTTCAGCGGCGGCGGAAAATCGCCGATGCGGCATAGCCGAGACCGAGCGACATCAGCACCGCCGACAGACCGTAGAGAAAACCGTGCTCCTCGGCGGCCAGCGCGACGAAGCGCTCGAAGCCGGTCTTGCGGATCTGGACATCGCGCGATGCGACCGCGAGCACGCGGCCGCGGCTGATCAGATAGGTTTCGGCGCGATAGGTGCCGACCGGAACGCGCGCGGGCACGGGGATGCGCGCACGATAGAGCACACCTTCGGTAATCTCGACCGCCGAGGGATTTTCGACGAACAGCCCGGCGCGCGTATAAAGGTCGATGAGCCCCGCCTCGAAGCGCTCGAGCGTTTTCGCCTCCGAAAATCCGGTCGGCGACATCGACAGATTGGCAAGCCCGAGCTCGAAGATTGCCGCCGTGCGCTCGTCGACCAGCCTGTCGATCGGCCGCGACGAACCGATGGCGTAAAAGCTGGGCGCGGTGCGCAACCGAATGCTGCTGGCGTTGACCCATATACCCGCGACGCGCCGCTTTTCGCGCAGCACGATCGGCCGCACCGGCCCCTTCAGCACGACGACGATGTCGGCGCGGTCGTCGGGCAGGCGCTGGCCGGGATAGAGGATCGCCCCGAACAGCAGCAGTTCCTCGCCGGTGAAGCTGTACTGGATGTCGATCGCGCGGCTCGACACGTCGGGAACGAGCCGTGGATCGGCCGCGTGCGCTGGCGCGAGCGGAAGCAGCGCCAGCGCGAACAGTGCGATCAGGGCGCGCATCACGGTCATTGGACGGTGTAGATTTCGTCGGGGCGGATGAAGAGGTCGACCGCCATGCGCGCCGCGACGAGCAGGACGATCACCGCCAGCGCCATACGCAGATATTCGGGCTTGACGCTCTGCGCAAAGCGCGCGCCGATCTGCGCGCCCGTCACGCTGCCGAGCAGCAGCAGCCCCGCGAGCACGATGTCGACCGCGCCGGTCGTCAGCGCGTGAACCATCGTCGTCGCGATCGTCACGAACAATATCTGGAACAGCGAGGTTCCGACGACGACCTGCGTGCCCATGCCCAGCAGAAAGAGCATCGCGGGCACCATGATGAAGCCGCCGCCGACGCCCAGCAGCATCGTCAAAATGCCCACCACCATGCCGAGGATCAGCGGCGCGAGCGGCGAGATATAGAGGCCCGAGCGATAGAAGCGCCAGCGCAGCGGCAGGTTGGCGACCATCGGATGATGACGCCGCTTGCGCGCCGGGGCGGGAAGGCCGGCGCGCATATTCTGCAAGGCGCCCCACGCCTCGCGCGCCATGATGCTGCCGACCGAGCCGAGCAGCGCCACATAAAGCATGTTGATCACCGTATCGATCTGCCCCCAGGCGGTGAGCAGTTCAAACAGCCCCGCGCCGATCAGCGACCCCAGAAGCCCGCCCACGACGAGCACCGTGCCCATGCGGAGGTCAACCCCGCCGCGTTCGAGATGCGCGAGCGCGCCAGACACGCTGGCGCCCGTCACCTGCGTCGCCGCCGATGCCGCGGCCACTGTCGGCGGAATACCGTAAAAAATGAGGAGCGGCGTCGTCAGGAAGCCGCCGCCGACGCCGAACATGCCCGACAGAAACCCCACGCCGCCGCCGAGCAGGATGATGACCAGCGCGTTGACCGACAGATTGGCGACTGGAAGATAAAGATCCACGGAGGCCCCGAAACATGCGTCCACGGCGCAAAACTGCGCCGAGTCCGTCGACCCTAGAGCATTTTTTCACGGCGGGGAATCGGCTGCGGCGGCTATTTTTGCGGTCAGAAGTCGGCCGCGAGCGTCAGCGCGAGGCCGCTTGTCGGTCGCGCGTCGCCCGCAACGCGCTGCCGCCAGTCGAGCGCGATCCGGCCGCCCTGCCCCACGTCGGGCAGGCGCAGCGTCAGCCGCGGTCCGACATCGACGCGCGCCGCGCCGGGCTGCACCGCGCCCGCCGCCAGCAGGCCGAAGCGCAACGAGGCGCCTTCGCGCCCCAACCCGCGGTCGACCACCACCGCCCCATCGGCGAAAGCGTCGCGGCGGTGCGCGCCGACGACACCCGCCTGCGCATAGGCATCGAGCCGGAAACCAGCCGGGAGCCGAACGTCGGCGACCCCGCCGCTCGCCATCGCCGCGAGCGCCGTTCGGCCGTCGCGCCCGGCGGCGACGCGCTGTTCGATCGCCACATCGACCGGCATATCGGCGATCGGCGCGAAGGCCAGACCGAAAGCCGCGTCGCGCTGACGCGGCTGCTCGAAAGCGATCGTCGTCCGCGCATAGGCGCGCAGTCGCCCCGCCGCGCCAAAGCCATAGGCCATCCGCACGCCGCCCTGGCTGCTGCCGAGTTGACTCGACGCACCGATGCCGCGCGGCGCCGCGCCCGATCCGTCGCGAAAATAGAGCCAGGCCGACGCGGACCATCCGCCCATTTGGCGCCCCATCCAGACTGGCCGCTCCGGCGCGGCGGCGGAGCGGCGGACCGAAACGGACCCATGTGGTTCGTCATGGTCCGTCGGCAGCACGACGTTTCCCGCCGACGCAACAGGCGGC is a genomic window of Sphingopyxis sp. FD7 containing:
- a CDS encoding VOC family protein, with protein sequence MGHVKGIGGLFFRARDPDALNAWYRERLGIGAGCNADDTGPVNEWVWNVAAGPLVFSAFKADTDYFAADKQHMLNLRVDDLDAVLAPFRDAGEEIITKPEWDDPAVGRFARVHDPEGNPIELWEPPQA
- a CDS encoding ATP-binding protein, yielding MDMQGGFGAGDSTAVQHVRLAGGGVAAPVTPGAVHHRDDLLIGEVVDISGSASRVLLDAATIGTLSSSGDAAVAMAGQVGAQVKVRVGNIWLVASIRDQQLHERGEGLIIATIDFLGEGEEEKITGRIHNFRRGVTRYPVPGSPVFAATSADLKQIYAADERAHVEIGTVHPTKDVRGSLYVDAMLGKHFALLGSTGTGKSTSAALILHKICELAPQGHIVMIDPHGEYSAAFKGTGALFDVDNLAMPYWLMNFEEHCEVFVTAEGRDRQADCDVLARCLLQARTRNRLAEGMTKITVDSPIPYLLSDLLNILTNEMGKLDKATSTAPFMRIKGKIEEMRADPRYNFMFSGMLVADTMANFLGKIFRLPSDGRPISIIDVSGVPSDITGVVVAVLSRLTFDYAIWSRGEPQRPILLVCEEAHRYIPSKDIGQGQAVRKILERIAKEGRKYGVSLGLITQRPSDLAEGVLSQCGTIIAMRLNNERDQHFVKAAMPEGARGFIDSIPALRNRECIVCGEGVSIPIRVYLDTLEEEKRPASSDPLFSKLWRETGGEAEIIERVVKRWRSQGR
- a CDS encoding TIGR02186 family protein, which gives rise to MTVMRALIALFALALLPLAPAHAADPRLVPDVSSRAIDIQYSFTGEELLLFGAILYPGQRLPDDRADIVVVLKGPVRPIVLREKRRVAGIWVNASSIRLRTAPSFYAIGSSRPIDRLVDERTAAIFELGLANLSMSPTGFSEAKTLERFEAGLIDLYTRAGLFVENPSAVEITEGVLYRARIPVPARVPVGTYRAETYLISRGRVLAVASRDVQIRKTGFERFVALAAEEHGFLYGLSAVLMSLGLGYAASAIFRRR
- a CDS encoding sulfite exporter TauE/SafE family protein gives rise to the protein MDLYLPVANLSVNALVIILLGGGVGFLSGMFGVGGGFLTTPLLIFYGIPPTVAAASAATQVTGASVSGALAHLERGGVDLRMGTVLVVGGLLGSLIGAGLFELLTAWGQIDTVINMLYVALLGSVGSIMAREAWGALQNMRAGLPAPARKRRHHPMVANLPLRWRFYRSGLYISPLAPLILGMVVGILTMLLGVGGGFIMVPAMLFLLGMGTQVVVGTSLFQILFVTIATTMVHALTTGAVDIVLAGLLLLGSVTGAQIGARFAQSVKPEYLRMALAVIVLLVAARMAVDLFIRPDEIYTVQ